In the genome of Candidatus Saganbacteria bacterium, the window AGGCCTCTGGGGTACGAGCATCGTCCTGCGGTAACAATGGATCATCAGGTGCTTAGATTTTACGAGACATAGAGATTGGTTCTATAAGGCTTTAAAAAGCCTTCCCGCTTCCCATACCGCTTCAGGCAGGGTAGGGTGGGAGTGGATGGTCTTTGAGATGTCCTGAGCCGTAAGTTTATTCCTTATCGCCAGAGTGATCTCTGCGATCAGGTCGGAAGCATTGTCCCCGATGATATGGCCGCCTAAAAGGACCCCGGTCTTGGCATTAGCGACCAGTTTGACAAAACCTTCCCGTTCTCCCGATACGGTCGACTTGCCCAGCGCGGCAAAGTTGAATTTTGATGTTTTTATATCCATCCCTTTCTCTTTAGCTTCTTTTTCTGTCAGACCGCAGGAAGCGACTTCAGGAAACGAGAACGTGCAGGAAGGAACAGCGCTGTAGTCCATAACTGCGTCTTTTTCGCAGGCATTTCTCGCGGCGACTATGCCCTGCATCGTTGCCGTATGCGCATACATAGATATGCCGGTGACATCGCCGATCGCATAGATCCCCGGGGTCGCCGTTTCCATCTTTTCATTAACGTCTATCTTTTCGTATTTTCTTCCTGAAGCTATCATCACAGGGATCCCGCTTACTTCTAGGGCATTGATATCGGCTTTACGGCCCGTTTCTATCTTTATACCCTTTTTTCTGAGAATCGACTCGAGCAAAGAGGATATTTCTTCATCTTCAGAAGGAAGTATTTTAGGGAGCATCTCATAAAGGCTAACTTCGGATCCCAAAACGTTGAATATACAAGCGAACTCGACCCCGACCGCACCGGCGCCGATTATCGCGATCCTTTCCGGTAATGTTTCCATGTCCAGGACCTCATCGCTAGTGAGAAAACCTTCTGCCGCGGCTTTTTCGGTCCCTGTCGCGATTATTACCTTGGAACAATTAAGGGCCTGTTCTTTTCCTTCGTTTTCGACTGACACGCTTCCTGCGCCTTTTACTGAGG includes:
- a CDS encoding FAD-dependent oxidoreductase; this encodes MKYDIIVIGSGPGGTAAALEAASLDKKVALIEKSDLGGVCLNKGCIPTKSIIASCALYLKMKKAGEFGLSAENISFDWKKIQERKNNVVSRLRKALALSFKNAGIEIINGKASVKGAGSVSVENEGKEQALNCSKVIIATGTEKAAAEGFLTSDEVLDMETLPERIAIIGAGAVGVEFACIFNVLGSEVSLYEMLPKILPSEDEEISSLLESILRKKGIKIETGRKADINALEVSGIPVMIASGRKYEKIDVNEKMETATPGIYAIGDVTGISMYAHTATMQGIVAARNACEKDAVMDYSAVPSCTFSFPEVASCGLTEKEAKEKGMDIKTSKFNFAALGKSTVSGEREGFVKLVANAKTGVLLGGHIIGDNASDLIAEITLAIRNKLTAQDISKTIHSHPTLPEAVWEAGRLFKAL